The Methanofervidicoccus sp. A16 genome has a segment encoding these proteins:
- a CDS encoding DHH family phosphoesterase, with protein MVTTVFKDKKIYEKYKRTVSEIAEKIKNHQGLVRVITHYDADGLASGAILIKMLYRLNKNFHLSIVEHLNEKIINRIHNEYNNPLYIFCDMGSAHIDTIAERDMNAIILDHHPPKLRYTKVEEVHQLNAHLFNLNGAREISASGICYLVAREYGFYDLSIFAIIGAIGDMQHEPFIGMNKFIVNEAREYRYLRSIIKDIIYNAYDLPIWQSIMYSTRPYIKELSDEESAINLLKEVGIDPNKTYLEGEERDKLVSALKRYVDESQIVVDRYIINHKIEDAFYLSEILNACGKKGMGSVGIGVALEDDECIKIGKEMYIRYKREIIEQLKSIELHKLNNIEYFFGKKGTIGHMASLLVRDKPVIGIYEEEGYYKISSRGNRLLVERGLDLSKAMGIASQFGGSGGGHNIASGARIPKIYLNAFLQKVDEIVGDQLKGEEKRIDKESEDIGKTDDLLS; from the coding sequence ATGGTAACGACTGTATTCAAAGATAAAAAAATCTACGAGAAATATAAAAGAACTGTAAGTGAAATCGCAGAGAAGATAAAAAATCATCAAGGATTAGTAAGAGTAATTACTCACTATGATGCAGATGGATTGGCCTCAGGTGCCATACTTATAAAGATGCTGTACAGGCTGAACAAGAACTTCCACCTCTCCATAGTAGAGCATCTAAATGAAAAGATCATCAATAGAATACACAATGAGTACAACAACCCTCTCTATATCTTCTGTGATATGGGTAGTGCCCATATTGACACGATTGCAGAGAGAGATATGAATGCCATCATCTTAGATCATCACCCTCCAAAGTTGAGATATACAAAGGTGGAGGAAGTACATCAACTTAATGCCCATCTATTCAACCTCAACGGGGCAAGAGAGATATCTGCAAGTGGTATCTGTTATCTAGTGGCTAGAGAATATGGATTTTACGATCTAAGTATATTCGCCATCATAGGTGCTATTGGAGATATGCAGCATGAACCTTTCATAGGTATGAATAAATTTATAGTAAATGAGGCTAGAGAGTACAGATATCTAAGGAGTATAATAAAAGATATTATCTACAACGCCTACGACCTACCTATCTGGCAGTCTATAATGTACTCTACAAGGCCTTATATTAAGGAGTTAAGTGATGAGGAAAGTGCAATAAACCTACTTAAGGAAGTAGGTATAGATCCTAATAAAACATACTTAGAGGGAGAGGAGAGAGATAAATTAGTTTCTGCACTTAAGAGGTACGTAGATGAGTCTCAAATCGTTGTAGACAGGTATATTATAAACCATAAGATAGAGGACGCCTTCTATCTATCAGAGATCCTAAACGCCTGTGGTAAGAAGGGTATGGGTTCAGTGGGTATAGGTGTTGCCTTAGAGGATGATGAATGTATTAAGATAGGAAAGGAGATGTATATTAGATACAAGAGAGAGATAATAGAGCAACTTAAGAGTATAGAACTCCACAAATTAAACAATATAGAGTACTTCTTTGGAAAGAAGGGCACCATTGGACATATGGCATCCTTACTAGTAAGAGATAAACCAGTTATAGGTATCTACGAGGAGGAAGGATACTATAAGATATCCTCCAGGGGTAATAGATTATTGGTAGAGAGAGGGTTGGATCTCTCAAAGGCTATGGGTATCGCCTCCCAGTTTGGAGGTAGTGGTGGAGGCCATAACATAGCCTCTGGAGCTAGAATACCTAAGATATATCTTAATGCCTTCTTACAGAAAGTGGATGAAATTGTAGGAGATCAATTAAAAGGTGAAGAGAAAAGAATTGATAAAGAGAGTGAGGATATTGGAAAAACAGATGATTTACTGTCTTAA